The following proteins are encoded in a genomic region of Gloeomargarita sp. SKYB120:
- a CDS encoding helix-turn-helix domain-containing protein, with translation MNGATIMEVSQFLKVSYRTVQRWLRQGSETGNVHPKEGYQKGHRHKLKDLEAFQQFVD, from the coding sequence TTGAATGGCGCCACTATCATGGAAGTCAGTCAGTTCCTAAAGGTCAGCTATCGAACGGTACAGCGCTGGCTCAGACAAGGGTCAGAAACAGGAAATGTTCACCCCAAGGAAGGCTATCAAAAAGGCCATCGTCATAAGCTGAAAGACCTAGAAGCATTCCAGCAGTTTGTG